The proteins below are encoded in one region of Metabacillus dongyingensis:
- a CDS encoding class II fructose-bisphosphate aldolase produces the protein MALLSTTSMLEKAKQDKHGIVAFNVHSFDSIFWVLEAAADLKSPVILQTTVGTVKSLGAKNIVEVAKAASEHFNIPTGLHLDHCTDFEVIKEAIRAGYTSVMIDASMHPFEENAARTKEVMNLAKSLGVNVEAELGKVGGVEDDIVVAEEDAEKAVPGECKQFVELTGVPTLAPAIGTAHGIYKGKPDLDFDRIAEIANLVDVPLVLHGGSAIPDEDVRRCVSLGMAKVNVSTELKNAYSAAIRKHFEQEPDSLDPRAYLQKAKEAAIDMAKSKIQMVGSEGRVVPSFV, from the coding sequence ATGGCTCTTTTATCAACAACATCTATGCTAGAGAAAGCAAAGCAAGATAAACACGGCATTGTCGCATTCAATGTTCATTCGTTTGACAGCATCTTTTGGGTACTAGAAGCAGCAGCCGATTTAAAATCACCAGTCATTCTGCAAACAACTGTTGGTACAGTCAAATCACTTGGTGCCAAAAACATTGTTGAAGTTGCAAAAGCTGCTTCCGAACATTTCAATATTCCAACAGGCTTGCATCTTGACCATTGCACAGACTTTGAAGTAATTAAAGAAGCCATACGGGCTGGCTATACATCAGTCATGATTGATGCATCGATGCATCCTTTTGAAGAGAACGCAGCCCGGACAAAAGAAGTAATGAATCTCGCTAAGTCACTGGGTGTTAATGTAGAAGCAGAGCTTGGAAAAGTAGGCGGAGTAGAAGATGATATCGTTGTAGCAGAGGAAGATGCCGAAAAAGCAGTACCAGGAGAATGTAAGCAGTTTGTAGAACTGACTGGCGTTCCAACACTTGCACCTGCAATCGGTACTGCACATGGCATATACAAGGGGAAGCCGGATCTTGACTTTGACCGAATTGCAGAGATTGCTAATCTTGTAGATGTTCCCCTCGTTCTCCATGGCGGCTCTGCAATTCCTGATGAAGACGTACGCCGCTGTGTATCTCTGGGTATGGCAAAAGTCAACGTATCAACAGAACTGAAAAATGCTTATTCAGCAGCTATTCGTAAACATTTTGAACAAGAGCCGGACAGCCTAGACCCGCGTGCTTACTTGCAAAAGGCTAAAGAGGCAGCAATAGACATGGCAAAATCCAAAATTCAAATGGTGGGAAGCGAAGGCAGAGTAGTTCCATCGTTTGTATAA
- a CDS encoding sensor histidine kinase, with protein MNLKRKLTRFFIFHMIVWFIFFLTITGASLAILMTQDFNNMLEKEVKRIDPLYIGDIFQFSDDDISLDKSARDAIKKQNGWLQVIDEEGSVVFSYLTPSSIPKKYSLPHFFADVEKAFHYDQTYWMLHQEEDSYIVLYGKHSANTDLMTDLIDNGLSFNEKPVLSKEMQANFSKQKAWLAVYDSEYSLIYFHNKQNKNLPKYFEIMSYKKEPWNHKTSISTYADPATGYKYVIGSPNKEYFPDDQFDNSLMISLFKWIIVFVLFTGILFFIISIWYSNKLGKPLLHTILWLENLATGRYEEPLSKKGVRASSRQNGKLKNSFRIYHDIIYSLNVLTSNLIQKDKDRAMMDKRREGWITGLSHDLKTPLSSLYGYAYMLESDQYDWTKEEVQDFAGIMKDKASYMTSLIEDFNLTYRLKNNALPLHIESEEMNETIRRSIVHFLNDPLYQEREIDFHPSEDAIYYPIDKRWFQRIIENLVANAFKHNPSSTEVGISLKKEEEYFSILIKDSGNGMDEATKDNLFDRYFRGTNTEESTKGTGLGLAIAKQLILAHNGEIAVWSELGKGTVITLKFPL; from the coding sequence ATGAACTTAAAAAGAAAGCTCACTCGTTTTTTTATTTTTCATATGATTGTCTGGTTTATTTTCTTTTTAACCATCACGGGTGCATCACTCGCGATCTTGATGACACAGGATTTCAATAACATGCTTGAAAAAGAAGTGAAACGCATTGACCCGCTGTACATAGGAGATATCTTTCAGTTTTCAGATGATGACATCTCACTTGACAAGTCTGCCAGAGATGCGATTAAAAAACAAAATGGCTGGCTGCAGGTAATTGATGAGGAAGGGAGCGTTGTCTTTTCATACTTGACTCCTTCTTCCATACCGAAGAAATATTCACTGCCTCACTTTTTTGCAGATGTGGAAAAAGCCTTTCACTATGACCAGACGTATTGGATGCTTCACCAGGAAGAAGATTCCTATATTGTCCTCTACGGAAAGCATTCCGCTAATACCGATCTGATGACTGACCTTATAGATAACGGCCTTTCATTTAATGAGAAGCCAGTGCTTTCTAAAGAAATGCAGGCCAATTTTTCAAAACAAAAAGCCTGGCTTGCGGTCTATGATTCTGAGTACTCTTTAATTTACTTTCATAATAAACAGAATAAAAATCTGCCAAAATACTTCGAGATCATGTCTTATAAAAAAGAACCGTGGAATCATAAAACGTCTATTTCCACTTATGCCGATCCGGCAACCGGCTATAAATATGTCATTGGTTCGCCAAATAAAGAGTACTTCCCCGACGATCAGTTTGACAACAGTCTCATGATCTCTTTATTCAAATGGATAATCGTTTTTGTTCTTTTCACTGGAATCTTATTTTTCATTATCTCTATCTGGTATTCAAATAAGCTTGGAAAGCCGCTGCTTCATACGATTCTATGGCTTGAAAATCTCGCCACTGGAAGATATGAGGAACCTCTTTCAAAAAAAGGCGTCCGGGCAAGCTCGAGACAAAACGGAAAGTTAAAAAACTCTTTTAGAATCTATCACGACATTATCTACTCTCTCAATGTCCTTACCTCTAATTTAATTCAAAAGGATAAAGACAGGGCCATGATGGATAAAAGAAGAGAAGGGTGGATTACAGGTCTGTCTCATGATTTGAAGACTCCCTTAAGCTCTCTGTACGGCTATGCATACATGCTGGAGTCTGATCAATATGACTGGACAAAGGAAGAGGTTCAGGATTTCGCAGGAATTATGAAAGATAAAGCAAGCTATATGACATCTTTGATTGAAGACTTCAATCTGACCTATCGGCTGAAAAATAATGCTCTTCCGCTTCATATTGAATCAGAGGAAATGAATGAAACAATCAGAAGATCCATCGTGCATTTTTTAAATGACCCGCTTTATCAAGAACGGGAAATAGATTTTCACCCTTCGGAAGATGCAATCTATTATCCTATTGATAAAAGATGGTTTCAACGCATTATTGAAAACCTTGTTGCTAATGCATTCAAGCATAATCCATCTTCAACAGAGGTTGGGATTTCTCTAAAAAAAGAAGAAGAGTACTTCTCTATCCTGATTAAAGACTCTGGAAATGGGATGGATGAGGCAACAAAGGATAATCTGTTTGATCGTTATTTCAGAGGCACAAATACAGAAGAATCAACAAAAGGGACCGGACTCGGACTTGCCATTGCAAAGCAGCTGATTCTTGCTCATAATGGGGAGATCGCCGTCTGGAGCGAGCTTGGCAAAGGTACAGTCATTACGCTTAAATTCCCGCTTTAA
- a CDS encoding LacI family DNA-binding transcriptional regulator has translation MYENVYVKAGRRWEMNYTIKDVAKKANVSIATVSRILNNQKGYSEKTKRKVLEAIEELDYHPNAIARGLINKKTSTIGVLFPALSSMFVTELLAGIEKAAHQLGSSVIVCHTESNGSKTMKYLQLLNEKRVDGIIFTSEILKEEYYEFIQKMSIPLVLLSTESRIYSVPYVKVDDRHAAYSAAQYLIKKGHKRIGMISGNQNDLIAGKPRIDGFKDALLDYGFPVHDSQIVCSEGFTFADGREGLKKMRQLAPEVTAIFAASDEIAFGAISEAYQQGIRIPEELSIIGYDNLSIAEMSIPPLTSLAQPLYEMGEKAAKMIFDMINGDQLVESRIMPHSIKERSSVVKKEE, from the coding sequence ATTTACGAAAACGTTTACGTAAAAGCAGGGAGAAGGTGGGAAATGAATTATACCATCAAAGATGTAGCAAAAAAAGCGAATGTTTCGATTGCAACTGTTTCAAGAATTCTTAATAATCAGAAGGGTTACTCTGAAAAAACGAAACGGAAGGTACTTGAAGCGATTGAAGAATTGGACTACCATCCAAACGCCATTGCAAGAGGACTTATCAATAAGAAAACGTCAACGATTGGTGTATTATTTCCGGCACTTTCAAGTATGTTCGTAACGGAACTGTTAGCCGGAATAGAAAAAGCAGCTCATCAGCTTGGATCAAGCGTGATTGTCTGCCATACAGAGTCCAACGGTTCAAAAACAATGAAATACCTGCAATTGCTCAATGAAAAGCGTGTTGACGGAATTATTTTCACAAGTGAAATCCTAAAAGAGGAATACTATGAATTTATTCAGAAAATGAGTATTCCCTTAGTTCTTTTATCGACGGAATCACGTATTTATTCAGTGCCATACGTCAAAGTGGATGACAGGCATGCGGCGTATTCTGCGGCTCAGTACTTAATTAAAAAAGGCCACAAGCGCATCGGCATGATCAGCGGAAATCAAAATGATCTTATAGCAGGAAAACCAAGAATTGATGGGTTTAAGGATGCGTTACTAGATTATGGCTTTCCTGTTCATGACAGTCAGATTGTCTGCAGTGAAGGATTTACCTTTGCAGACGGCAGAGAAGGATTAAAGAAAATGAGACAGCTGGCGCCTGAAGTGACAGCAATCTTTGCGGCAAGCGATGAAATTGCTTTTGGAGCGATTTCAGAGGCTTATCAGCAGGGCATAAGAATACCCGAGGAATTATCGATTATCGGCTACGATAACTTGAGTATTGCCGAAATGTCGATACCCCCGTTAACTTCACTCGCTCAGCCCTTATATGAAATGGGTGAGAAGGCAGCAAAAATGATATTTGACATGATCAATGGCGATCAGCTCGTAGAAAGCCGGATTATGCCGCATTCCATTAAGGAAAGAAGCAGTGTAGTAAAAAAAGAGGAATAG
- a CDS encoding response regulator transcription factor produces MHTCKILLVDDEEAIIKLVRTVMQKEGFSHIDEALTGASALKAIENRKYDLIVLDIMLPDLSGFELCPLIKQKTDAPIIFLSAKSSDLDKLSGFAYGADDYITKPFNPLEVAARAKALLKRTMPQSSQKTAAEEKYEYQRFSINVSSAELTVANQTVDCSAQLFQLLIFFCKHPNRVFTKHQLYENVWNEHYMVDDNTVMVHIRKLREKIEENPSQPRYIKTIRGLGYKFVDDRVKP; encoded by the coding sequence ATTCATACATGCAAAATACTATTAGTGGACGATGAAGAAGCCATTATTAAGCTCGTCCGAACTGTTATGCAAAAAGAAGGCTTTTCACATATAGATGAAGCCTTAACGGGAGCAAGCGCTCTTAAGGCAATTGAGAATAGAAAATATGACTTAATCGTGCTTGATATCATGCTGCCTGATTTAAGCGGATTTGAGCTTTGCCCGCTTATTAAACAAAAAACAGATGCGCCAATTATCTTTTTAAGCGCAAAAAGCAGTGATCTCGACAAATTATCAGGCTTTGCATATGGCGCTGATGACTATATTACTAAGCCTTTTAATCCTCTTGAAGTGGCTGCACGCGCTAAAGCCCTTTTAAAACGCACCATGCCTCAATCCAGTCAAAAGACTGCGGCAGAGGAGAAGTATGAGTATCAGCGCTTTAGCATAAATGTTTCTTCAGCAGAACTGACCGTAGCGAATCAGACAGTTGACTGCTCCGCGCAGCTTTTTCAGCTGCTGATTTTCTTCTGCAAACATCCAAATCGTGTTTTTACCAAACATCAGCTTTATGAAAACGTCTGGAATGAGCATTACATGGTCGATGATAATACGGTAATGGTCCACATCAGAAAGCTCCGAGAGAAAATTGAAGAAAATCCAAGTCAGCCGCGCTACATCAAAACAATCAGAGGCCTTGGCTACAAATTTGTGGATGACAGGGTCAAACCATGA
- a CDS encoding ferritin-like domain-containing protein, with amino-acid sequence MYSYYRANQAEIDQIAKALAGEYNAIQCYEHMANLAKNEEEKKQIMEIRNDEINHYQTFAAIYQSLSGMQYSPKQTEKCPGDYIGALTAAFKDEQETVDFYLDIAENASSPYIRKQFKRASADEQNHAVWFLYYFMQNK; translated from the coding sequence ATGTATAGCTATTATCGTGCAAATCAGGCTGAAATAGATCAAATTGCAAAAGCACTTGCTGGAGAATATAATGCGATTCAGTGTTATGAACATATGGCAAATTTGGCGAAGAATGAAGAAGAAAAAAAGCAAATCATGGAGATTAGAAATGATGAAATAAACCACTACCAGACATTCGCTGCTATTTATCAGAGTCTGTCCGGGATGCAATACAGTCCTAAACAAACGGAAAAATGCCCTGGGGATTATATTGGAGCGCTGACAGCGGCTTTTAAAGACGAGCAGGAGACTGTGGATTTTTATCTTGATATTGCAGAAAATGCAAGTAGCCCTTATATTCGAAAACAATTTAAAAGAGCATCAGCAGATGAACAGAATCATGCCGTGTGGTTCCTGTATTACTTTATGCAGAACAAGTGA
- a CDS encoding alpha/beta hydrolase: MKLKKNIALIAAISLAAIVFIIQTIKPEISNGASDGKHEGTPTVFVHGYRGTLNSFEGMMERFQSDYEWGEKTLICTSDKRVAECKALTDEKVKNPLIHVYFEDNDSNFEKTSIELGNILKLLKGKYGHDKVNIVAHSMGGLVSVNYIQETRQEKEFPKVEKLVTIGTPFKGIKREVFEKRYKEKKHDLIADSQAIQELYSEKDNFDPNTQVYSIAGKIGKKEDGDGLVSVHSATSLKNVVASDHYREQIIVSKKATHNGLHENKEVDEEVGRFLWK; this comes from the coding sequence ATGAAATTAAAAAAGAATATCGCACTTATAGCAGCAATTAGTTTAGCAGCAATCGTTTTTATCATTCAGACTATAAAGCCAGAGATTTCAAATGGAGCCAGTGATGGAAAGCACGAAGGAACGCCGACTGTCTTTGTGCATGGCTATAGAGGCACGCTGAATTCGTTCGAAGGCATGATGGAAAGATTTCAGTCGGATTATGAATGGGGAGAAAAAACTCTAATTTGCACCTCTGATAAGAGAGTCGCGGAGTGTAAGGCCCTGACAGACGAAAAAGTGAAAAACCCCCTTATCCATGTTTACTTTGAAGACAACGATTCGAATTTTGAGAAGACAAGCATAGAACTCGGAAATATTCTTAAGCTTTTAAAGGGAAAATACGGACACGATAAGGTCAATATCGTTGCGCATTCTATGGGAGGTCTTGTTTCCGTCAATTACATTCAGGAAACAAGACAGGAAAAAGAGTTTCCTAAAGTAGAAAAGCTCGTTACAATCGGAACTCCTTTTAAAGGCATTAAGAGAGAAGTATTTGAAAAAAGATATAAGGAGAAAAAGCATGATTTAATCGCAGATTCACAGGCGATTCAGGAATTATATTCAGAAAAGGATAACTTTGATCCAAATACACAAGTATACTCAATTGCAGGTAAAATCGGTAAAAAAGAAGACGGCGACGGTCTTGTCTCAGTCCACAGTGCAACTTCCTTAAAAAATGTAGTCGCTTCAGATCATTACCGCGAACAAATCATTGTATCGAAGAAAGCAACACATAATGGATTGCATGAGAATAAAGAAGTCGATGAAGAAGTCGGCAGATTTTTGTGGAAGTAG
- a CDS encoding acyltransferase: MERNYAIDFIKFFAIFAVVVIHTFPLDSQIGLFILDNLSRFAVPFFFAASGYLFGIKIVNTSESVVYFKKYVIKIVKIYVCWLIFYTIYDVLVIYLSDSNVNQKLMKYFDEFTMLNLLYYGKGTSGYQLWFLTSLIWSIIIVFIFFRLKKINVLFTLCFISNLIGLFGQSYSIFYKIPLSTRDAIFFGLFYTTLGFCFAFHSQFMKPLKINKNIYLYLFFVFSVLQVMEGYILEKILSGSHGEYFLSTIFLTVFLFSFALNNKQLGKGLFLTKIGSNALGIYIIHVFFIKIIDLGLNILELKNITENLVWTQLYTLFIFVISYVAYSFLQYLKQAFRG; the protein is encoded by the coding sequence ATGGAGAGAAATTATGCAATAGACTTTATAAAATTTTTTGCGATCTTTGCTGTAGTAGTGATACATACTTTCCCATTAGATAGTCAGATTGGATTGTTTATTCTTGATAACCTTTCTAGATTCGCTGTTCCTTTTTTCTTTGCCGCTTCAGGTTATTTGTTCGGAATTAAAATAGTAAATACCAGTGAGTCTGTTGTATATTTCAAAAAGTATGTTATAAAAATAGTTAAAATTTACGTTTGCTGGCTCATTTTTTATACAATATACGATGTTCTCGTCATATATCTAAGTGATTCTAATGTAAACCAGAAATTAATGAAGTATTTTGATGAATTTACAATGCTGAATCTTTTGTATTATGGCAAAGGGACTAGCGGATATCAATTGTGGTTTTTAACGTCCTTAATTTGGAGTATCATCATTGTGTTTATTTTTTTCAGACTAAAAAAAATAAATGTGCTGTTTACACTTTGTTTTATTTCGAACTTAATAGGCCTTTTCGGACAATCCTATTCAATATTTTACAAAATTCCACTAAGTACAAGAGATGCCATTTTCTTCGGTTTATTTTATACAACTTTGGGATTTTGCTTTGCTTTTCATTCACAATTTATGAAACCCCTGAAAATAAACAAAAATATTTATTTATACTTATTTTTTGTTTTTTCAGTTCTGCAAGTGATGGAGGGCTACATTTTAGAAAAGATATTATCAGGCAGTCATGGAGAATATTTTTTATCCACAATTTTTCTAACCGTGTTTTTATTTTCCTTTGCACTGAATAACAAACAGTTAGGAAAGGGTTTGTTTTTAACGAAAATTGGCAGCAATGCTCTCGGTATTTATATTATTCATGTTTTTTTCATAAAAATAATTGATTTGGGGTTAAATATTTTAGAACTGAAAAACATTACAGAGAATTTGGTTTGGACCCAGCTATATACCCTGTTTATTTTTGTTATTTCGTATGTTGCCTATAGTTTTCTTCAATATTTAAAACAGGCATTTAGGGGGTAG
- a CDS encoding lipoprotein, which produces MKKLKISLLFVAVAAVILAGCNRPQLKNEDYSMQGIYNGTWVDRVKVKEEGNFAIVNFPEDGQVAELTLGLKSKDNKILRENKTKTTIRGNGDGPFTIEDPALEKPVEGTISLRGDEIVISINGLDENQEKKLGLHNGTKLYSKVDYQLK; this is translated from the coding sequence ATGAAGAAACTCAAAATAAGTCTTTTGTTCGTTGCTGTTGCTGCAGTCATTCTCGCAGGATGCAACCGTCCGCAGCTTAAGAATGAAGATTACAGTATGCAGGGTATATATAACGGAACTTGGGTAGACCGGGTAAAAGTGAAAGAGGAAGGCAATTTTGCCATCGTCAATTTTCCAGAGGATGGGCAGGTTGCAGAGCTGACACTTGGACTGAAATCGAAGGATAACAAGATTCTGCGTGAGAACAAAACAAAAACGACCATTCGCGGAAATGGCGATGGCCCTTTTACAATAGAGGATCCTGCACTTGAAAAGCCGGTTGAAGGAACGATTTCCCTTCGAGGAGACGAAATTGTCATCAGCATTAACGGTCTTGATGAAAATCAGGAAAAAAAGCTTGGTCTTCATAACGGAACGAAGCTGTACAGCAAGGTCGATTATCAATTGAAGTAA
- a CDS encoding sigma 54-interacting transcriptional regulator, with protein MKRKDLIYSLFKKQSRVSYSAAEISELLQLDRANVSSDLNKLVKEELLSKSSSRPVVFFLNADRDPAADKSEVSLLDSFQKENRSLRTAIDQAKSAILYPPHGMHTLIFGETGVGKSMFASIMHQFALEAGRLHETAPFVVFNCADYANNPQLLLGQLFGVKKGAYTGAVEQKGLIEKADGGILFLDEVHRLTPEGQEMLFTFIDGGMYRRLGESENERTAQVLILAATTEDPVSSLLGTFKRRMPMFITLPPLRERSSEERLLLIKRFFTDESIRLGKEISVSTNTIRALLFYPCSSNIGQLKADIQLTCAKAYADYVTDKKQSIHIRSSDLNWYIKEGLFIEKKTKHTLIQMNEQYTFSPTESYSVQSQPSFDHSIYEHIDMKYEELKNRDIDQSELAMLMDHNIQSLFKQYLKQTIQQMSKDNLQKILSAEIVKVSEKIIHLAEKRLNRTFDEKVFVGLSLHLQTLMQRLESHKSIYHPNLTAIREQYRDQFNVAIESMRLVEDTFSITIPFDEVAFLTMFFVVDSDETPSFQTAVFVLAHGNGIAREMAAVTNHLLGNEDVTGIDMPLHESPEEFLQRVKREMQPLNHCTGLLLLIDMGSLAFIGEMIETEFSIPVKVIPMVSTAHVIEASRKASLGYHLDELYEDVKNLTPFYMQTQKEKQSNSKTLKSVILTACLTGEGSAIALKNILENYLHFNSEIIEILPISIFNRKEMQKMLTNISKERSILCVVCNFEIALPYRTIHVQDILNMKEIKTIQELITHEETYIKMADALQQTLTIDDAGEVITIVRNVLNDLQLQTNTYLNHESLMGIVLHISCMLDRLRKNQPFVKYPDKDAKINEHYLLYLKIRKALNKIEEAYQIAIPNDEVCFIMDFLLKNESSAKTNKTSV; from the coding sequence ATGAAAAGAAAGGATTTGATTTACAGCTTATTTAAAAAGCAGAGCAGAGTCTCCTATTCTGCAGCTGAAATTTCAGAATTGCTTCAGCTTGACCGTGCAAATGTAAGCAGCGATCTGAATAAACTCGTGAAAGAAGAACTGCTTTCAAAGTCTTCATCAAGGCCTGTCGTTTTCTTTTTAAATGCCGATCGTGATCCGGCAGCAGATAAATCCGAAGTCAGTTTATTAGACTCTTTCCAAAAGGAAAACCGCAGTTTACGGACAGCCATTGATCAGGCTAAATCTGCTATTCTATATCCTCCACATGGCATGCATACGCTCATTTTCGGTGAAACAGGCGTCGGAAAATCCATGTTTGCATCCATCATGCATCAATTTGCGCTTGAAGCAGGCCGGCTGCATGAAACGGCTCCTTTTGTTGTCTTTAATTGTGCAGACTACGCAAATAACCCTCAGCTTTTGCTTGGTCAGCTGTTCGGTGTAAAAAAAGGGGCCTATACAGGTGCTGTTGAGCAAAAAGGGCTGATTGAAAAAGCAGACGGCGGCATTTTGTTTTTAGATGAAGTGCATCGTCTTACACCAGAAGGACAGGAGATGCTGTTTACATTTATTGACGGTGGCATGTACCGCAGACTGGGAGAATCAGAGAATGAACGGACGGCACAGGTTCTCATTCTGGCTGCTACAACGGAAGATCCTGTTTCTTCCCTGCTCGGGACATTCAAGCGGAGAATGCCGATGTTTATCACCCTGCCCCCGCTTAGGGAACGCTCCTCTGAAGAACGGCTCCTGTTAATAAAACGCTTCTTCACAGATGAAAGCATCCGCCTGGGGAAAGAAATCTCAGTCTCAACGAATACCATCAGGGCATTGCTCTTTTATCCCTGCTCAAGCAACATTGGCCAGCTGAAAGCAGATATTCAGCTGACATGCGCTAAAGCCTATGCCGACTATGTCACCGATAAAAAACAAAGTATTCATATCCGGTCTTCAGACCTGAACTGGTATATCAAAGAAGGTTTGTTTATTGAAAAGAAAACGAAGCACACGCTTATTCAAATGAATGAACAGTACACATTCAGCCCTACCGAGTCTTATTCGGTACAGAGTCAGCCTTCGTTTGACCATTCTATCTATGAGCATATTGATATGAAATATGAGGAACTGAAAAATCGGGATATTGATCAATCAGAGCTTGCGATGCTGATGGACCATAACATTCAGTCTCTTTTCAAACAATATTTAAAACAAACGATTCAGCAGATGAGCAAAGATAACCTCCAAAAAATTCTGTCAGCCGAGATTGTAAAAGTCAGTGAAAAAATCATTCATTTAGCTGAAAAAAGATTAAATCGCACATTTGATGAGAAGGTATTTGTAGGCTTGTCCCTTCATCTGCAAACCTTGATGCAGCGTCTTGAATCCCACAAATCAATCTACCATCCCAATTTAACGGCGATACGCGAGCAGTACCGGGATCAGTTCAATGTGGCCATAGAAAGTATGAGGCTCGTAGAGGATACGTTTTCGATCACGATACCATTTGATGAAGTTGCGTTTCTTACAATGTTTTTCGTCGTCGATTCTGATGAAACGCCAAGCTTTCAAACCGCAGTCTTCGTTTTGGCACATGGAAATGGAATTGCAAGAGAGATGGCAGCTGTAACCAACCATCTGCTTGGAAATGAAGACGTCACCGGCATTGATATGCCGCTCCATGAATCGCCTGAGGAATTTTTGCAGCGTGTTAAAAGAGAAATGCAGCCTCTGAACCATTGCACCGGACTGCTCCTGTTAATCGATATGGGGTCTCTTGCCTTCATCGGCGAAATGATTGAAACGGAGTTTTCTATTCCCGTTAAAGTCATACCTATGGTCAGCACCGCCCATGTCATCGAAGCATCACGAAAAGCAAGCCTTGGCTATCACTTGGATGAGCTTTACGAGGATGTTAAAAATTTAACACCGTTTTATATGCAGACTCAAAAAGAGAAGCAATCAAACAGCAAGACGCTGAAATCAGTGATCCTGACCGCCTGCTTAACCGGGGAAGGCAGTGCGATTGCCCTTAAAAATATCCTTGAAAATTATCTGCATTTTAATTCAGAAATCATTGAAATTTTGCCGATCAGTATTTTCAACCGAAAAGAAATGCAAAAAATGCTGACTAATATATCAAAGGAGCGCAGCATTCTCTGTGTTGTCTGCAACTTTGAGATTGCCTTGCCATACAGAACCATTCATGTTCAGGATATCCTGAACATGAAAGAGATCAAGACAATTCAAGAGCTGATTACTCATGAAGAAACGTATATTAAAATGGCTGATGCCCTGCAGCAGACTCTCACAATTGACGATGCAGGCGAAGTCATTACAATTGTGCGGAACGTTTTAAATGATCTCCAGCTGCAGACAAATACATATTTAAATCATGAAAGTCTGATGGGCATTGTTCTTCATATCAGCTGCATGCTGGACAGGCTCCGGAAAAATCAGCCGTTTGTCAAATATCCTGATAAAGATGCGAAAATCAATGAACATTATCTTCTCTATTTAAAAATCAGAAAAGCGCTCAATAAAATCGAAGAAGCTTATCAAATTGCCATTCCGAATGATGAAGTATGTTTCATTATGGATTTCTTATTAAAAAATGAGAGCAGTGCTAAAACTAATAAAACGTCCGTCTGA
- a CDS encoding Cof-type HAD-IIB family hydrolase: MKLIAVDLDGTLLSEDCSISQVNREAIHEVQKQGNIIVISSGRSFHDTKQILQKAGIECPIISGNGAISFHTEKIIQNFSLPVNVISEMMEILDETNFYYEIYTRNGILLKQDGRDLLKKEIKYMQEQETGFPEEWAYGEIDIQYNQHGLLHVPHYQDIDFTHLEVYKLFVLSFDKCKLIKLLERVSGRKDISITSSGGTKLEIGHLDISKGNALKFMADYLGIPLEKTVAIGDNLNDLSMFDVAGMSIAMGNAVEEVKKNGTFITKKHNENGVAFALRKYILA, translated from the coding sequence ATGAAATTAATTGCCGTTGATTTGGATGGAACACTGTTGTCAGAAGATTGTTCAATTAGCCAAGTAAACAGGGAGGCAATTCATGAGGTTCAGAAGCAAGGGAATATTATTGTCATATCCTCTGGCCGTTCTTTTCATGATACAAAGCAAATTCTTCAAAAAGCTGGTATAGAGTGTCCAATCATATCGGGGAATGGGGCTATTTCATTCCATACAGAAAAAATTATTCAAAACTTTTCCCTTCCTGTTAATGTCATATCGGAAATGATGGAAATTTTAGATGAAACCAATTTTTACTACGAGATATATACAAGAAACGGTATTTTATTAAAACAGGATGGAAGAGACCTGTTAAAAAAGGAAATCAAATATATGCAAGAGCAAGAAACCGGTTTTCCTGAGGAATGGGCTTATGGTGAAATTGATATTCAATACAATCAACATGGTTTGCTTCATGTTCCCCACTATCAAGATATAGATTTTACCCATTTAGAGGTATACAAATTATTTGTTCTATCCTTCGATAAATGTAAACTCATTAAACTCCTGGAAAGGGTATCGGGAAGAAAAGATATATCAATTACGTCTTCAGGAGGTACAAAACTTGAAATTGGCCACTTGGATATAAGCAAGGGGAATGCATTAAAATTCATGGCAGATTATTTGGGGATCCCTTTAGAAAAAACAGTTGCAATAGGTGATAACTTGAATGACCTTTCTATGTTTGATGTTGCTGGAATGAGTATAGCGATGGGGAATGCTGTAGAAGAGGTAAAAAAGAACGGTACTTTTATTACGAAAAAACACAATGAAAATGGGGTAGCATTTGCTTTACGAAAATATATTCTTGCATAA